Proteins from a single region of Theobroma cacao cultivar B97-61/B2 chromosome 10, Criollo_cocoa_genome_V2, whole genome shotgun sequence:
- the LOC18586863 gene encoding uncharacterized protein LOC18586863: MARQVNTLFLEQWLRTCSGGISHTVSGHSSYPGSSSSSARAIIQAWSELRDSLQNQTFDPYILQPLKTLFNSQTSLHVADPQAKLLLSVLSSQSFDLPSESYPILLRLLYIWVRKSARPSTVLIDSAVDVLSRVFTTEFGLKKSASFLAEGFLLLGAISFVPLVSESSKLVCLELLCRLLEEDHQFVRTWEEIIPDVLAGIGYALSSSLDVHFVRVLDSLLGIWGKEYGPPSTVPTALMILHMVEWVVSGFIKSRSFKKIPAFSQWTFGAPRASYLPFALVMVAAGVLRASRYAASGQGLEIVSTLRISAENGIVSIAQSFVSKTKEFVNSDSDPMDSLLLQCISLALARSGAICFSAPVLVCLASALLREIFPLRHLYMQILQFLHSIGSELGLNEIKKHLDSVLFKEAGAITGVFCNQYVSADEESKSLVESFIWDYCQDVYSGHRQVALFLRGRKDELLADLEKIAESAFLMVVVFALAVTKHRLNSNLSQEMQREKAVQILVSFSCLEYFRRMHLPEYMDTIRKVVACVQENEAACVSFVESVPSYVDLTTWQDFSSEQKMEYEWSKDEVQTARVLFYVRVIPTCIEQLPAREFRMVVAPTMFLYMGHPNGKVARASHSMFVAFMSSGKDSEDERVLLKEQLVFYYMQRSLEGFPGITPFEGMASGVVALVRHLPAGSPAIFYCINCLVDNANKLCSDASTLKAEDWKNWQGGLEPCKKILELLLRLISLVDIQVLPALMKSLAQLTVQLPKTGQIMVLNELYAQVAESDDVTRKPTLVSWLQSLSYLSSQAKSEVVTSKGRESEESSASPGATEPLDSDKINARL, from the exons atggCAAGACAAGTTAATACCCTCTTTCTTGAACAATGGTTGAGGACTTGCAGTGGTGGTATTAGCCACACTGTTTCTGGGCATTCTTCTTATCCTGggtcttcatcttcatctgcTCGTGCCATTATTCAAGCATGGTCTGAGCTTAGAGATTCACTTCAGAACCAAACATTTGATCCCTATATACTCCAACCTTTGAAAACCCTCTTTAACTCCCAAACCTCTCTCCATGTTGCTGACCCTCAAGCCAAACTTCTTCTGTCTGTACTCTCCTCCCAAAGTTTCGATCTTCCTTCAGAATCATATCCTATCTTGCTCAGGCTTCTTTATATTTGGGTCAGGAAGTCTGCTAGGCCATCAACTGTGCTCATTGACTCAGCTGTGGATGTCCTTTCTCGTGTATTTACTACTGAATTTGGTTTGAAGAAAAGCGCTTCTTTTCTTGCTGaaggttttcttcttttaggGGCCATTTCATTTGTGCCTCTTGTATCTGAAAGCTCGAAATTAGTGTGCTTGGAGTTGCTTTGTAGGCTGTTAGAAGAAGATCACCAATTCGTTAGAACATGGGAAGAAATTATCCCGGATGTGCTGGCAGGGATTGGATATGCATTATCTTCTTCTCTGGACGTTCATTTTGTTAGAGTTTTGGATTCTTTGTTGGGAATTTGGGGAAAGGAATATGGGCCTCCTAGTACAGTTCCTACTGCACTCATGATCTTGCATATGGTTGAATGGGTTGTGTCTGGTTTCATTAAATCAcgttcttttaaaaaaattccagCTTTTTCACAGTGGACATTTGGAGCTCCAAGGGCAAGCTATCTTCCATTTGCTCTTGTTATGGTTGCAGCTGGAGTATTGAGAGCTAGTAGATATGCAGCTAGTGGCCAAGGGTTGGAGATTGTTTCCACACTAAGGATTTCTGCAGAAAATGGAATAGTCTCTATAGCacaaagttttgtttctaaaactaAAGAGTTTGTAAACTCAGACAGTGATCCCATGGACAGTCTTCTTTTACAGTGTATATCACTAGCCTTGGCTCGAAGTGGTGCAATATGTTTCAGTGCCCCTGTGCTTGTGTGCCTGGCTTCAGCCTTGTTAAGAGAAATCTTTCCCTTAAGGCACTTATACATGCAGATTCTTCAGTTCCTCCATAGCATTGGGTCTGAATTGGGGcttaatgagattaaaaaaCATCTAGACAGTGTTCTTTTTAAGGAAGCAGGTGCCATAACTGGTGTTTTCTGCAATCAGTATGTCTCAGCAGATGAGGAGAGCAAAAGTTTAGTGGAGAGTTTTATATGGGACTACTGTCAGGATGTCTACTCTGGTCACCGACAGGTTGCTTTGTTCCTTCGTGGCAGAAAGGATGAGCTGCTAGCGGATTTGGAGAAAATTGCAGAGTCTGCTTTTCTTATGGTTGTGGTTTTTGCTCTGGCTGTAACAAAGCACAGACTAAATTCAAACCTATCTCAAGAAATGCAGAGGGAGAAAGCAGTGCAgatattagtttctttctcttgcTTAGAGTATTTTCGACGTATGCATTTGCCAGAATATATGGATACCATTCGAAAGGTTGTTGCATGTGTTCAGGAAAATGAGGCTGCCTGCGTCTCTTTTGTGGAATCAGTGCCCTCCTATGTTGACTTGACCACTTGGCAAG aCTTTTCTTCTGAgcagaaaatggaatatgaatGGTCCAAGGATGAGGTGCAAACTGCTCGTGTTTTGTTTTATGTGCGGGTTATTCCAACTTGCATTGAACAATTGCCTGCTCGTGAATTTAGGATGGTGGTTGCTCCAACTATGTTTTT ATATATGGGACATCCAAACGGAAAAGTAGCTCGAGCCTCACATTCTATGTTTGTGGCATTCATGTCTTCAGGAAAAGACTCAGAGGATGAAAGAGTGTTGCTAAAGGAGCAACTTGTTTTCTATTACATGCAAAGATCTTTAGAG GGATTTCCTGGCATTACTCCTTTTGAGGGTATGGCTTCAGGAGTTGTAGCCTTGGTTCGACACCTTCCTGCTGGTAGCCCGGCAATATTTTATTGCATTAACTGTCTTGTTGATAACGCTAATAAGCTCTGCAGTGATGCTTCCACTTTAAAAGCTGAGGATTGGAAGAACTGGCAAGGAGGCCTGGAGCCTTGTAAAAAAATCCTAGAGCTGCTTTTGCGTCTTATTTCCCTTGTTGATATACAG GTCCTACCAGCTCTAATGAAGTCGTTGGCACAACTCACTGTCCAACTACCAAAAACTGGCCAGATCATGGTTCTTAATGAGTTATATGCCCAGGTCGCTGAATCTGATGATGTCACACGTAAACCCACTTTAGTTTCATGGCTGCAGTCATTGTCTTACCTTTCTTCTCAAGCTAAAAGTGAGGTTGTGACTTCCAAAGGGAGGGAAAGCGAAGAAAGCTCTGCTTCTCCAGGGGCGACAGAACCATTAGACTCGGATAAAATAAATGCTCGTCTTTGA
- the LOC18586864 gene encoding 7-methylguanosine phosphate-specific 5'-nucleotidase A isoform X1: MLSSQSLKSQMSYRLRSSSSSIIDIECSALSKLGFFRNSRQLLSPFLFLPSFFSPLILFFLFAIVFRRVWCCSQNTKTKMDKEEDHHLAKFTVINDPLSLNHKIAAIRNAGPSKLQVIADFDATLTRYWINGQRGQSSHGLLQQGNPEFDAKRQALLQYYHPLEFSPTIPLEEKTKLMEEWWGKTHGLLIEGGLTYDAIKNSVANANIAFRDGVVELFEFLEERDVPVLIFSAGLADIIEEVLRQKVHRSFMNIKIVSNRMLFDDSGHLVSFKGKLIHSLNKNEHALDMAAPLHDQLGDNDGPVTDNASVKQRTNVLLLGDHIGDLGMSDGLNYENRISVGFLNDNIEKNLESYRNSFDIVYLNDTPMWGVVKLATELCSVEC; the protein is encoded by the exons atgctgaGCTCACAGTCTCTCAAGTCTCAAATGAGCTACCGGCTCCgaagcagcagcagcagcattATCGACATTGAGTGCAGTGCCCTCTCCAAACTCGGTTTCTTCCGTAATTCAAGGCAACTCCTCtccccatttctttttctcccttcATTCTTCTCACCCCTCATTCTGTTCTTCCTCTTCGCCATCGTCTTTCGTAGGGTTTGGTGTTGCAGTCAAAATACCAAGACCAAAATGGACAAGGAGGAGGATCATCATCTCGCGAAATTCACTGTCATTAACGATCCTCTATCACTCAACCACAAGATTGCCGCCATTCGCAATGCCGGCCCTTCTAAACTCCAG GTGATTGCAGATTTTGACGCGACATTGACGAGGTACTGGATCAATGGGCAGCGTGGCCAAA GCAGTCATGGCCTTTTGCAGCAAGGAAACCCTGAGTTTGATGCCAAGAGACAAGCATTACTTCAATACTATCATCCATTAGAATTCTCTCCAACAATCCCACTTGAAGAGAAAACCAAGCTCATGGAAGAGTG GTGGGGAAAAACACATGGTCTTCTCATTGAAGGAGGCCTTACATATGATGCAATAAAGAACTCTGTTGCTAATGCGAATATTGCCTTTAGAGATGGTGTAGTTGAACTCTTTGAGTTTTTAGAG GAGAGAGATGTCCCAGTCCTCATATTTTCAGCAGGGCTTGCAGATATTATTGAGGAG GTCCTGAGGCAGAAAGTTCACAGATCTTTTATGAACATTAAGATTGTCTCAAACCGGATGCTGTTTGATGACTCTGGTCACCTTGTGTCTTTCAAAG GGAAATTGATTCACAGCCTGAATAAAAATGAGCATGCTCTTGATATGGCTGCACCTCTTCATGATCAATTGGGTGATAATGATGGACCAGTTACTGACAATGCCTCAGTGAAGCAGAGGACTAATGTGCTACTTCTAGGTGATCATATTGGTGACTTGGGAATGTCTGATGGCTTGAATTATGAGAATCGAATATCTGTGGGGTTTCT GAATGACAACATTGAGAAGAATCTTGAGAGCTACCGCAATTCCTTTGACATTGTTTACTTG AATGACACACCAATGTGGGGCGTGGTGAAGCTTGCAACTGAGCTGTGTTCTGTTGAGTGTTGA
- the LOC18586864 gene encoding 7-methylguanosine phosphate-specific 5'-nucleotidase A isoform X2 encodes MLSSQSLKSQMSYRLRSSSSSIIDIECSALSKLGFFRNSRVWCCSQNTKTKMDKEEDHHLAKFTVINDPLSLNHKIAAIRNAGPSKLQVIADFDATLTRYWINGQRGQSSHGLLQQGNPEFDAKRQALLQYYHPLEFSPTIPLEEKTKLMEEWWGKTHGLLIEGGLTYDAIKNSVANANIAFRDGVVELFEFLEERDVPVLIFSAGLADIIEEVLRQKVHRSFMNIKIVSNRMLFDDSGHLVSFKGKLIHSLNKNEHALDMAAPLHDQLGDNDGPVTDNASVKQRTNVLLLGDHIGDLGMSDGLNYENRISVGFLNDNIEKNLESYRNSFDIVYLNDTPMWGVVKLATELCSVEC; translated from the exons atgctgaGCTCACAGTCTCTCAAGTCTCAAATGAGCTACCGGCTCCgaagcagcagcagcagcattATCGACATTGAGTGCAGTGCCCTCTCCAAACTCGGTTTCTTCCGTAATTCAAG GGTTTGGTGTTGCAGTCAAAATACCAAGACCAAAATGGACAAGGAGGAGGATCATCATCTCGCGAAATTCACTGTCATTAACGATCCTCTATCACTCAACCACAAGATTGCCGCCATTCGCAATGCCGGCCCTTCTAAACTCCAG GTGATTGCAGATTTTGACGCGACATTGACGAGGTACTGGATCAATGGGCAGCGTGGCCAAA GCAGTCATGGCCTTTTGCAGCAAGGAAACCCTGAGTTTGATGCCAAGAGACAAGCATTACTTCAATACTATCATCCATTAGAATTCTCTCCAACAATCCCACTTGAAGAGAAAACCAAGCTCATGGAAGAGTG GTGGGGAAAAACACATGGTCTTCTCATTGAAGGAGGCCTTACATATGATGCAATAAAGAACTCTGTTGCTAATGCGAATATTGCCTTTAGAGATGGTGTAGTTGAACTCTTTGAGTTTTTAGAG GAGAGAGATGTCCCAGTCCTCATATTTTCAGCAGGGCTTGCAGATATTATTGAGGAG GTCCTGAGGCAGAAAGTTCACAGATCTTTTATGAACATTAAGATTGTCTCAAACCGGATGCTGTTTGATGACTCTGGTCACCTTGTGTCTTTCAAAG GGAAATTGATTCACAGCCTGAATAAAAATGAGCATGCTCTTGATATGGCTGCACCTCTTCATGATCAATTGGGTGATAATGATGGACCAGTTACTGACAATGCCTCAGTGAAGCAGAGGACTAATGTGCTACTTCTAGGTGATCATATTGGTGACTTGGGAATGTCTGATGGCTTGAATTATGAGAATCGAATATCTGTGGGGTTTCT GAATGACAACATTGAGAAGAATCTTGAGAGCTACCGCAATTCCTTTGACATTGTTTACTTG AATGACACACCAATGTGGGGCGTGGTGAAGCTTGCAACTGAGCTGTGTTCTGTTGAGTGTTGA